In the Geobacter sp. FeAm09 genome, one interval contains:
- the fusA gene encoding elongation factor G yields the protein MPRLSPLEQYRNIGIMAHIDAGKTTTTERILYYTGVSHKIGEVHEGTATMDWMEQEQERGITITSAATTCNWKDCRINIIDTPGHVDFTIEVERSLRVLDGAVAVFCSVGGVEPQSETVWRQADKYHVPRIAFINKMDRIGADFFRGVQMIKDRLKANPLPIQLPVGKEENFKGVIDLVTMKAIIWEEEALGAKFHEEEIPADLLEEAREYREKMIEEISSHDDALMEKYLGGEELTEAEIKAAIRSCTINIQICPVICGSSFKNKGVQNLLDAVVDYMPSPLDIPAIKGIDVDSGEEVDRKASDAEPFSALGFKIMTDPFVGQLTFFRVYSGVVAAGSYVYNSTKGKKERIGRILKMHANKREEIKEVYAGDIAAAVGLKYTTTGDTLCNEDNQVILESIEFPEPVISIAIEPKTKADQEKLGISLAKLASEDPSFRVKTDEETGQTIISGMGELHLEIIVDRLMREFKVEANVGKPQVAYRETITKKVKVEGKFVRQSGGRGQYGHVWLEVEPQEAGKGFEFVDAIKGGVVPREYIPAVGKGVLEACDNGVLAGFPVVDVKITLIDGSYHEVDSSEMAFKIAGSMGFKEGCAKAGPIILEPIMSVEVVVPEEYMGDVIGDLNSKRGRIMGMDSRAGAQVVTAMVPLASMFGYSTDLRSATQGRATYTMTFDHYEPVPKSVADDIVAKVKG from the coding sequence GTGCCCCGCTTATCACCGCTTGAACAATACAGAAATATTGGGATCATGGCTCACATCGACGCCGGCAAGACGACGACGACCGAGCGCATCCTTTACTATACCGGTGTTTCTCACAAGATTGGTGAAGTGCACGAGGGTACTGCCACCATGGACTGGATGGAGCAGGAGCAGGAGCGTGGCATCACGATCACCTCTGCTGCGACCACCTGTAACTGGAAAGATTGCCGCATCAACATCATCGACACCCCGGGCCACGTGGACTTCACCATTGAGGTGGAGCGCTCCCTGCGTGTTCTCGACGGCGCGGTCGCGGTATTCTGTTCGGTTGGCGGCGTCGAGCCCCAGTCCGAAACGGTCTGGCGTCAGGCCGACAAATATCATGTACCCCGCATCGCCTTCATCAACAAGATGGACCGTATCGGCGCGGACTTCTTCCGCGGCGTGCAGATGATCAAGGATCGGCTCAAGGCCAATCCGCTCCCGATTCAGCTTCCGGTCGGCAAGGAAGAGAATTTCAAAGGCGTCATCGACCTGGTCACCATGAAGGCCATCATCTGGGAAGAAGAGGCCCTGGGCGCCAAGTTCCACGAAGAAGAGATTCCGGCCGACCTGCTTGAAGAGGCCAGGGAATATCGTGAGAAGATGATCGAGGAGATCTCCAGTCACGACGATGCGCTCATGGAGAAGTACCTGGGCGGCGAAGAGCTGACCGAGGCCGAGATCAAGGCTGCCATCCGTTCCTGCACCATCAACATCCAGATCTGCCCGGTCATTTGCGGTTCCTCGTTCAAGAACAAGGGCGTGCAGAACCTGCTCGACGCGGTCGTGGATTACATGCCTTCTCCGCTGGACATCCCCGCCATCAAGGGTATCGATGTGGACAGCGGTGAAGAGGTGGATCGCAAGGCGTCCGACGCCGAGCCGTTTTCCGCCCTCGGCTTCAAGATCATGACCGACCCGTTCGTCGGCCAGCTGACCTTCTTCCGCGTCTATTCCGGCGTGGTTGCCGCCGGGTCCTATGTCTACAACTCGACCAAGGGCAAGAAGGAGCGCATCGGCCGCATCCTGAAGATGCACGCCAACAAGCGCGAAGAGATCAAAGAGGTCTATGCCGGCGATATCGCCGCCGCAGTCGGCCTGAAATATACCACGACCGGCGACACCCTCTGCAATGAGGACAACCAGGTCATCCTCGAATCCATCGAGTTCCCGGAGCCGGTCATCTCCATCGCCATCGAGCCCAAGACCAAGGCTGACCAGGAAAAGCTGGGCATCAGTCTGGCCAAGCTCGCCAGCGAAGACCCTTCCTTCCGCGTCAAGACCGACGAGGAAACGGGTCAGACCATCATCTCCGGCATGGGCGAGCTGCACCTGGAGATTATCGTGGACCGTCTGATGCGTGAATTCAAGGTCGAGGCCAACGTGGGCAAGCCCCAGGTCGCGTACCGCGAAACCATCACCAAGAAGGTCAAGGTGGAAGGCAAGTTCGTCCGCCAGTCCGGTGGCCGCGGCCAGTACGGCCATGTCTGGCTCGAGGTCGAGCCGCAGGAAGCCGGCAAGGGCTTTGAGTTTGTCGATGCCATCAAGGGCGGTGTCGTGCCCCGCGAATACATCCCCGCCGTTGGCAAGGGCGTGCTGGAAGCCTGCGATAACGGTGTCCTGGCCGGCTTCCCGGTGGTGGACGTCAAGATCACCCTGATCGACGGTTCCTACCACGAGGTTGACTCTTCGGAAATGGCGTTCAAGATCGCCGGTTCCATGGGCTTCAAGGAAGGCTGCGCCAAGGCCGGCCCCATTATTCTCGAACCGATCATGTCGGTGGAGGTCGTTGTCCCTGAAGAGTACATGGGTGACGTCATCGGCGACCTCAACTCCAAGCGCGGCCGCATCATGGGCATGGATTCCCGTGCCGGCGCCCAGGTCGTGACCGCCATGGTGCCGCTGGCATCCATGTTCGGCTACTCCACGGACCTGCGTTCCG